In one window of Henckelia pumila isolate YLH828 chromosome 1, ASM3356847v2, whole genome shotgun sequence DNA:
- the LOC140871365 gene encoding protein FAR1-RELATED SEQUENCE 5-like produces the protein MDSTSNEFKPKIGMIFNSLDEAWKFWIEYGGKIGFGVRKHYFNKNKNTGVITSAKYVCCKEGVRKEDKRDFSTRNPRLETRTNCKVRLGVTFVDNKYKVNEFIEEHNHPLHLQETVHMLASQRKVTEVQSYEIDLAEEVGLKQKSNFQLMSRHAGGINGLGYTMLDAKNYIRSKRQKNMVYGEVSCLEYFGDVVSLDTTYCTNRAHRPLVIFSALLYDETASSFEWLFKTLLEAHKQKKPLTIFTDQDQAMAKALQEVMPEIFHGLCTWHLMQNGIKHLGNLMKDGSHFLTDFKRCMYGIDDGTQFEEAWSVLLAQYNVHENTWLQSTYNIKEKWAACYMKKVLEEKRYNELRCEFETRQKLPRLKLESSPMLRQLSEIYTPTIFNLFQMEFVLFAAAYIKFKNETQPLFEYVVGLIDKEGEWRVTFNPSTKMISCSCQKFEMTGLLCCHAVKVYDVLDIKKTFGGLYLEQVDEKS, from the exons ATGGATTCTACTTCAAATGAATTCAAGCCTAAGATTGGTATGATATTTAATAGTCTAGATGAGGCTTGGAAGTTTTGGATTGAATATGGTGGAAAAATTGGATTTGGAGTTAGGAAGCATTATTTTAACAAGAACAAGAACACTGGTGTTATAACTTCGGCTAAATATGTTTGTTGTAAGGAGGGTGTTCGTAAGGAAGACAAAAGAGATTTTTCGACACGCAATCCTCGGCTTGAGACTCGAACAAATTGTAAAGTAAGATTGGGAGTCACATTTGTGGATAATAAATATAAAGTTAATGAGTTTATTGAAGAGCACAATCACCCGCTCCATCTTCAAGAAACAGTTCATATGTTGGCTTCCCAACGTAAAGTGACAGAAGTCCAGTCATATGAGATTGATTTGGCAGAAGAGGTTGGGCTTAAACAAAAATCGAATTTTCAGTTGATGAGTAGACATGCAGGGGGAATAAATGGTCTTGGTTATACCATGTTGGATGCAAAAAACTATATTCGTTCcaaaagacaaaaaaatatgGTATATGGTGAAGTAAGTTGTCTG GAGTATTTTGGTGATGTTGTGTCATTGGATACCACGTATTGTACGAACCGTGCACATCGACCACTTGTTATCTTCTCAG CACTTTTGTATGATGAGACAGCATCATCCTTTGAATGGTTGTTCAAAACCCTTTTAGAGGCACACAAGCAAAAAAAACCTCTCACTATCTTCACCGACCAAGATCAAGCTATGGCAAAGGCCTTACAGGAGGTGATGCCTGAGATATTCCATGGATTGTGTACATGGCATTTAATGCAAAATGGCATCAAACACTTGGGAAACTTGATGAAAGATGGTTCTCATTTCTTGACTGATTTTAAGAGGTGCATGTATGGCATTGATGATGGGACTCAATTTGAGGAGGCATGGAGTGTTTTACTAGCACAATATAATGTTCATGAAAACACATGGTTGCAATCCACCTACAATATAAAAGAGAAATGGGCAGCTTGTTACATGAAAAAG GTCTTGGAGGAAAAGCGTTACAATGAGTTAAGGTGTGAATTTGAGACACGCCAAAAATTACCGAGATTAAAGCTAGAGAGTTCTCCTATGTTGCGTCAACTTTCTGAGATTTATACACCTACTATATTTAATCTATTTCAAAtggagtttgttttgttcgcaGCTGCTTACATAAAATTTAAGAATGAAACTCAACCattatttgaatatgttgtcgGGTTAATCGATAAAGAAGGAGAATGGAGGGTGACATTCAATCCTAGCACCAAGATGATTTCATGTAGTTGCCAAAAATTTGAGATGACTGGATTATTGTGTTGTCATGCTGTGAAAGTATATGATGTATTGGACATAAAAAAAACTTTCGGAGGATTATATCTTGAACAGGTGGACGAGAAAAGCTAG
- the LOC140891957 gene encoding uncharacterized protein, translating to MSTNRDWMWRRIDDKGYLVDEFLEGVKEFLTFAYEHSGCVNSENKIRCPCSECRNRYFFIQKDVRYHLVKYGFARGYDVWHAHGEPMKKARQYVDCERVQNEEGSRYKTMVMEGIEQGFDWSASNNDQPPNHEAQKFFDLLKDADEPLWDGCKNHSKLSAVTQLLNLKSEFNIPEACYDRLMSIVKSMLSESENLPPNLYKTKKQLANLGLGYVKIDACVNNCILYYEEYKDHKECPVCFHPRYKPRKPRVRKEVPFSVLRYLPLIPRLKRLYASSYTSEQMTWHAKNHCKDGKMAHPSHGEAWKHFDRTYPSFASDSRNVRLGLCTDGFNPFGHHSTPYSCWPVIITVYNLPPWMCMQKPFLFLNMVIPGPKSPGKNIDVFLRPLIDELKILWTAGVETYDVSNKQNFLMKAALLWTISDFPAYAMLSGWSTHGQLACPYCMEHTKSFRLQYGRKSSWFDCHRQFLPRDHLFRKQAHKFRKGKIEKDSPPLRLSGDEIFQRVNRLPDVTFGKPSGGAQPISGFGITHNWVKKSIFWELPYWKTNLIRHNLDVMHIEKNVFDNVFNTVMDVKDKTKDNVKARKDLEQHCSRPELHLIGGVGGKIYKPKAAYTLSKVQMTELCVWAKSLKLPDGYSANISRCVNESSHKFSGMKSHDCHIFMQRLLPVAFRDLLPKSIWEVLTELSNYFKDICATVLRVEHMEQIELNIVEILCKLERIFPPAFFDSMEHLPIHLAYEAKVGGPVQYRWMYPFERFLYHLKKKVGNRARVEASIVEAYIIEEVSTFCASYFEPQVQSRLNRVPRNDDGGSADSSCRLSIFTHPGRALGSRFTTRYLKDDELKDAHRYILMNCEKINPFLAKFTEEKKQQIPGMTDKELQILCDQQFPPWLLYHIQEHPYEVDDDIKKLAHGPNRRVSCYNGYFVNGFKFETVEHGRYKATSNYGVCVLGSTSDEYEVDYYGVLEEILGLEYYGLRDVIVLFRCHWYDTSDKGVKLHRLGIVEINNKSKLNTNDPFILSSQAQQVYYTVPPTIKQVRNNWMVVCKVKARGKFEIPLLEEQEENVPPNVESAFQEEEISIPHPIIIDANIDEVNIFFNEEDELDSVELEELRRAANDNQVISDGEELEEKLEDFESDEETQEETDHDSDNSANEMENED from the exons ATGTCTACAAATCGTGATTGGATGTGGCGTCGAATAGACGATAAAGGTTATCTCGTTGACGAGTTTTTGGAGGGAGTTAAAGAGTTTTTGACATTTGCCTATGAACATTCGGGTTGTGTCAATAGTGAGAACAAAATAAGATGTCCATGTAGTGAATGTCGTAATAGAtacttttttattcaaaaggatGTGCGTTATCACCTTGTCAAATATGGATTCGCCCGTGGCTATGATGTATGGCATGCACATGGTGAACCAATGAAGAAAGCTAGACAATATGTTGATTGTGAAAGAGTTCAAAATGAAGAAGGATCTCGTTACAAAACCATGGTGATGGAGGGTATTGAGCAAGGTTTTGATTGGTCGGCATCAAATAATGATCAGCCACCCAATCATGAGGCACAAAAGTTCTTTGACTTATTGAAGGACGCCGACGAACCGCTATGGGATGGTTGCAAAAACCACAGCAAACTTTCAGCTGTCACTCAGTTGTTAAATCTCAAGTCTGAGTTTAATATTCCTGAGGCCTGCTATGATAGACTCATGTCAATCGTTAAAAGCATGTTATCGGAAAGTGAAAATTTGCCACCCAATTTGTATAAAACAAAGAAGCAACTTGCCAATCTCGGACTTGGTTATGTTAAAATTGATGCGTGTGTCAACAACTGCATTTTATACTATGAAGAATACAAAGACCACAAAGAATGCCCCGTTTGCTTTCATCCTAGATACAAACCGAGAAAGCCGAGAGTACGGAAAGAAGTGCCTTTTAGTGTCTTACGGTATTTGCCATTGATACCTAGACTCAAGAGGCTTTATGCATCTTCATATACTTCTGAACAGATGACTTGGCATGCCAAAAATCATTGCAAAGACGGAAAAATGGCACACCCATCTCATGGTGAGGCATGGAAGCATTTTGATCGTACCTATCCTTCTTTTGCCTCAGACTCACGTAACGTGCGCCTTGGGTTATGCACTGATGGATTTAATCCATTTGGTCATCATAGTACCCCTTATTCATGTTGGCCTGTGATAATTACAGTTTACAATCTCCCTCCATGGATGTGCATGCAAAAGCCCTTCCTGTTCCTTAACATGGTTATTCCCGGACCAAAGAGTCCGGGAAAAAATATTGATGTGTTCTTACGTCCTCTAATAGACgagttaaaaatattatggaCTGCTGGGGTCGAAACTTATGATGTATCCAATAAACAAAACTTTCTAATGAAGGCAGCACTTTTGTGGACAATTAGTGATTTTCCAGCTTATGCAATGCTGTCTGGGTGGAGTACTCATGGTCAATTGGCATGTCCTTACTGTATGGAGCATACAAAGTCATTTAGACTTCAATATGGAAGAAAGTCTTCTTGGTTTGACTGCCATCGTCAATTTTTACCTCGTGATCATCTTTTTAGAAAACAAGCACATAAGTTTCGAAAAGGTAAGATTGAAAAAGATTCACCGCCTCTTCGGTTAAGTGGGGATGAAATTTTTCAAAGAGTAAACAGACTTCCAGATGTGACATTCGGGAAACCATCGGGCGGCGCTCAACCAATTAGTGGATTTGGCATAACACATAATTGGGTGAAAAAAAGTATATTTTGGGAGTTACCATATTGGAAGACAAATCTTATTCGACATAATTTAGATGTGATGCATATTGAGAAAAATGTGTTTGATAATGTTTTCAATACTGTAATGGATGTTAAAGATAAGACAAAGGATAATGTTAAAGCTAGAAAAGATTTAGAGCAGCATTGTAGCCGTCCAGAGTTGCATCTAATTGGGGGAGTAGGTGGTAAAATTTACAAACCGAAGGCAGCGTACACTTTGAGTAAAGTGCAAATGACAGAATTGTGTGTTTGGGCAAAGTCACTGAAACTTCCAGACGGATATTCTGCGAACATATCTCGTTGTGTAAATGAGAGCTCACACAAGTTTAGCGGGATGAAGAGCCATGATTGCCACATATTTATGCAAAGATTGTTGCCTGTTGCATTCCGAGATCTACTTCCAAAATCAATTTGGGAAGTGTTAACAGAACTAAGCAATTATTTTAAAGATATATGTGCAACTGTATTGAGAGTAGAGCATATGGaacaaattgaattaaatattgttgAGATATTATGCAAACTTGAAAGGATTTTTCCCCCAGCTTTCTTTGATTCTATGGAGCATTTGCCAATTCACCTTGCATATGAAGCTAAAGTTGGTGGACCTGTACAATACAGATGGATGTATCCTTTTGAGAG GTTTTTGTATCATTTAAAGAAGAAGGTGGGAAATAGAGCTCGAGTTGAAGCTTCGATCGTTGAAGCTTATATCATAGAAGAAGTTTCAACATTTTGTGCATCATACTTTGAACCACAAGTACAATCACGACTAAATCGAGTTCCAAGAAATGATGATGGTGGATCAGCAGATTCTTCTTGTAGGCTGTCAATTTTTACTCACCCAGGACGCGCACTTGGGTCTCGATTTACGACTAGATATTTGAAAGATGATGAGTTAAAAGATGCCCATAGATACATTCTGATGAACTGTGAGAAGATAAATCCATTTCTTGC GAAATTTACTGAAGAAAAGAAACAACAAATTCCAGGTATGACTGATAAGGAGCTTCAAATTTTATGTGATCAACAATTTCCTCCATGGTTACTCTATCAT ATTCAAGAACATCCTTATGAGGTTGATGACGACATAAAGAAGCTAGCACATGGTCCAAATCGACGGGTGTCTTGCTATAATGGATACTTTGTGAATGGATTTAAATTTGAAACAGTGGAACATGGACGTTACAAAGCAACATCAAATTATGGCGTGTGTGTGTTAGGTAGCACCAGTGATGAGTACGAAGTAGACTACTATGGAGTGTTGGAAGAAATTTTGGGATTGGAATATTATGGTCTTAGGGATGTGATTGTTTTGTTTAGGTGTCATTGGTATGACACGTCTGATAAAGGGGTTAAATTGCATAGGTTGGGTATTGtagaaattaataataaatcgaAGCTGAATACAAATGATCCTTTTATATTATCTTCTCAAGCCCAACAAGTGTACTACACTGTACCTCCTACCATCAAACAGGTAAGGAACAATTGGATGGTAGTATGCAAAGTGAAAGCTAGGGGAAAATTCGAAATCCCTTTACTtgaagaacaagaagaaaatgTTCCACCAAATGTTGAGTCTGCTTTTCAAGAAGAAGAGATATCCATTCCACATCCTATTATCATAGATGCAAACATTGATGAggttaacattttttttaatgaggAAGATGAGTTAGATTCTGTGGAACTTGAGGAGCTTCGTCGTGCTGCAAATGACAATCAAGTTATTTCAGATGGTGAAGAGCTAGAGGAAAAACTTGAAGACTTCGAATCAGATGAAGAAACACAAGAGGAAACTGACCATGACTCTGACAATAGTGCCAATGAAATGGAAAATGaggattaa
- the LOC140874668 gene encoding lignin-forming anionic peroxidase-like, with product MGSFTSSFCSLFSLISLLLLLSNMSCEAQLSTTFYTKTCPNALTEIRNVVRRAVSAERRMAASLVRLHFHDCFVQGCDASILLDETPTIQSEKTAFPNINSARGYNVIEEAKRAVERLCPGVVSCADILTLASRDASVAVGGPSWDVKLGRKDSTTANRARANTDLPSPFADANTLISAFAVKGLNTRDMIALSGAHTLGQAQCFLFRSRIYSNGTDIDAGFASTRRRQCPQTGGDATLAPLDLVTPNSFDNNYFKNLVQRKGLLQSDQVLFTSPSTNSIVLEYSRSPSAFAADFASAMLRMGEIQPLLAPNGIVRRTCGAIN from the exons ATGGGTAGCTTCACGAGTTCATTCTGCAGCCTGTTTTCCCTTATATCGCTCTTGCTTCTACTCTCTAACATGTCATGTGAAGCCCAACTATCTACTACTTTTTATACCAAAACATGCCCAAATGCACTCACTGAAATCCGCAACGTCGTCCGACGGGCGGTATCCGCAGAGCGTCGCATGGCGGCCTCGCTGGTCCGGCTACATTTCCACGATTGCTTTGTTCAGGGATGCGATGCGTCGATTCTTCTCGACGAGACGCCCACCATTCAAAGTGAGAAAACAGCGTTTCCCAACATAAATTCTGCTAGAGGATACAACGTCATAGAGGAAGCTAAGCGTGCCGTGGAGCGCTTATGTCCCGGTGTGGTTTCATGCGCGGACATACTCACCTTAGCATCCCGTGATGCTTCAGTTGCT GTTGGTGGTCCATCGTGGGATGTGAAGCTCGGAAGAAAGGACTCCACCACCGCGAACCGTGCTCGAGCAAACACCGATCTCCCGAGCCCTTTCGCGGATGCCAACACCCTTATTTCCGCCTTTGCCGTAAAGGGACTTAACACAAGAGATATGATTGCCCTAtcag GAGCACATACACTCGGCCAAGCCCAATGCTTCTTGTTTCGGTCGAGAATATACAGCAATGGAACAGATATCGATGCAGGCTTCGCTAGCACCCGCAGACGCCAATGCCCTCAAACAGGTGGAGACGCCACTTTGGCCCCGCTCGATTTGGTGACACCGAATTCattcgacaacaactacttcAAGAATCTGGTACAGAGAAAGGGTCTTCTTCAATCCGATCAGGTTCTTTTCACTTCCCCATCTACCAACAGCATCGTCCTCGAGTATAGCAGGAGTCCATCTGCTTTCGCTGCCGATTTCGCCTCCGCCATGTTGAGAATGGGGGAGATTCAGCCATTACTTGCACCAAATGGGATTGTGAGAAGGACTTGTGGCGCTATTAATTAA